Proteins encoded by one window of Micromonospora coxensis:
- a CDS encoding phosphopantetheine-binding protein, with amino-acid sequence MTEIDLSGSSQSAVEKRVEAIWRDVLHMPQDRPDATFFELQGQSISAVRIVTRIEDELGVVVDVGLLFEDPDLTTFTAAVVAAALPGQDAQAASPA; translated from the coding sequence ATGACGGAGATCGATCTGAGCGGTTCGAGTCAGTCAGCGGTCGAAAAGCGTGTCGAGGCGATCTGGCGCGACGTTCTGCACATGCCGCAGGATCGGCCGGACGCGACTTTCTTCGAATTGCAGGGACAGTCCATCTCGGCGGTTCGCATCGTCACCCGTATCGAGGACGAACTCGGTGTGGTGGTGGACGTCGGGCTCCTCTTCGAGGACCCGGACCTGACCACCTTCACGGCGGCGGTCGTGGCCGCCGCGCTGCCCGGGCAGGACGCGCAGGCGGCCAGCCCCGCCTGA
- a CDS encoding O-methyltransferase, whose protein sequence is MSNAGFAEVKHVPVNQAVQDYLARSSSPPDPALSGLVDATLAVGEAAGMMVTVEQAALLTILTRLVGARTAVDIGTFTGLSALAIARGLAPGGRVVTCDVTDRWTDIARAHWERAGVADRIDFRLGSAARTLRSLPADTVVDLVFIDADKMNYPTYYEAVLPLLRPGGLLLADNVLLDGYVLDPELAEPGLPRRAAQTLRAFNATLAADDRFETVMLPIADGLTIARRR, encoded by the coding sequence ATGAGCAACGCGGGATTCGCCGAGGTCAAGCACGTGCCGGTGAACCAGGCGGTCCAGGACTACCTGGCCCGCTCCAGCTCGCCGCCGGACCCGGCGCTGAGCGGGCTGGTCGACGCGACCCTCGCGGTGGGCGAGGCGGCGGGGATGATGGTGACGGTCGAACAGGCCGCGCTGCTGACCATCCTGACCCGGCTCGTCGGGGCCCGCACCGCGGTGGACATCGGCACGTTCACCGGGCTGTCCGCCCTGGCCATCGCCCGCGGGCTCGCCCCCGGCGGCCGGGTGGTGACCTGTGACGTCACCGACCGGTGGACCGACATCGCCCGCGCCCACTGGGAGCGGGCCGGGGTGGCCGACCGGATCGACTTCCGGCTCGGCTCGGCGGCCCGCACGCTGCGGTCACTGCCCGCCGACACGGTCGTCGACCTGGTCTTCATCGACGCCGACAAGATGAACTACCCGACCTACTACGAGGCGGTGCTGCCGCTGCTGCGTCCCGGTGGGCTGCTGCTGGCCGACAACGTGCTGCTCGACGGGTACGTCCTGGACCCGGAGCTGGCCGAGCCCGGCCTGCCCCGCCGCGCCGCGCAGACGCTGCGCGCCTTCAACGCCACCCTCGCCGCCGACGACCGCTTCGAGACGGTCATGCTGCCGATCGCCGACGGGCTCACCATCGCCCGGCGCCGCTGA